In Citrus sinensis cultivar Valencia sweet orange chromosome 2, DVS_A1.0, whole genome shotgun sequence, a single genomic region encodes these proteins:
- the LOC102612026 gene encoding 50S ribosomal protein L12, chloroplastic, translated as MATISATAAATTTLTLRSRPTPSFPYPKQFLKFPSYHLPTQTNRASHLRPLCAVEAPEKIEKLATEISSLTLQEVCNLVDYLQDKLGVSAAAFAPAAAVGVAPGAPVAEAPAAVEEKTEFDVVIDEVPSNARIAVIKAVRALTNLALKEAKDLIEGLPKKFKEGVSKDDAEDAKKQLEEAGAKVSVV; from the coding sequence atggCAACAATCTCAGCAACGGCGGCGGCAACAACAACACTCACTCTCCGTTCACGCCCCACTCCCTCCTTCCCTTACCCCAAACAATTCCTTAAATTCCCATCTTACCACCTCCCCACCCAAACCAACCGTGCTTCTCACTTGCGCCCCCTTTGCGCTGTCGAAGCCCCCGAGAAAATCGAAAAGCTCGCCACCGAGATCTCTTCCCTCACTCTCCAAGAAGTCTGCAACCTCGTCGACTACCTCCAGGATAAGCTCGGCGTCTCCGCCGCCGCCTTCGCCCCCGCCGCCGCAGTAGGTGTCGCCCCCGGTGCCCCCGTAGCCGAAGCGCCTGCTGCCGTGGAGGAGAAGACGGAGTTCGACGTCGTCATTGACGAGGTGCCCAGTAATGCGAGAATCGCGGTCATTAAGGCCGTGAGAGCGCTGACGAACTTGGCCTTGAAAGAGGCTAAGGACCTTATTGAAGGGTTGCCTAAGAAGTTCAAAGAAGGCGTGTCGAAAGATGATGCTGAAGATGCTAAGAAACAGCTTGAAGAAGCTGGCGCTAAAGTTTCCGTTGTTTAG